Part of the Citrobacter sp. Marseille-Q6884 genome, GCCCAGCGTTTGTAGCTGCTGATCTTCCATGCGCTGCAGGCTGACAATGCTGACGGATTGCGGGATATCACGCTGCGTCATCTGCATTTTTGTGCCCGCAGTGGTTGATTTGACGCTGTAATCCTGCGCTTCGCTGGATGTAGCAGAGGCAGAACCTTCAACGATCACGGTTTCCTCTGTAGGCGCAGCAACGCTCGTAGAGGGGAGCAACGCTATGGCAATGCAGGCGGCGAGCAAAGAGGGGGCTACAGTAAATTGGGGCGAGTTATCCCTGTCGAATGTTGGAAAAGACATCTGAAGGTCCTTGATTATTATTAATATTGGGTTCGAATGACACGTGTCTGAGGTGAACCCTTTAGGTGTTAACTATTTAAATTGCATGTAAATACAAATGCGAAATATACGCATTTACATTCAATGTGTAAACAGATGCAACAGCCATAAATGAAATAATGTTTCAGTACTATTGCTGGGCTATCGCGTTGGGAAATGGTTATAAGAACAGCACTGGAAGCGTTTTTGGCTTAAATAATCGAGGGTTAAAGTTGAAAGAGCGTGAGTAACTCGCTCATACTCTATACTCGCAGAGTGACCCGGCGTAGCATGCACAACGCAAGGCTCTTAATGAAAAAGGAAAATGTCGTGGCAGAAGAAACTATATTCAGCAAAATTATTCGTCGTGAAATTCCCTCTGATATCGTGTACCAGGACGAACTGGTCACCGCGTTTCGTGATATTTCTCCGCAGGCACCTACGCATATCCTGATCATTCCTAACGTCCTGATCCCTACCGTTAACGATGTTACGGCCGAACACGAACAGGCGCTGGGCAGAATGGTCACGGTTGCCGCGAAAATAGCTGAACAGGAAGGCATTGCCGAAGACGGTTACCGTTTGATCATGAATACGAATCGCCACGGGGGCCAGGAGGTGTATCACATTCATATGCATCTGCTGGGAGGCCGTGCGTTGGGTCCAATGCTTGCGCATAAAGGCCTTTGATCATGACGAGAGGATGCATTGCACTGTCGTTGAGCTTGCTGCTACTGGCTGGCTGTCGTTCACATCCCGAAATTCCGGTCAGTGACGAACAGACCCTGGTGATGGAATCAACGATACTGGCTGCGGGGATATCAGCAGAACAACCCGTATTAACCACGTCTGATATTCAGGCCTCGGCATCCTCGCGACTCTATAACGAAAGACAAGAACCTGTCACCGTTCACTACCGGTTTTACTGGTATGACGCCAGAGGGTTGGAGATGCACCCTCTGGAAGCGCCACGCAGCATCACTATTCCGGCACGTTCGGCGGTGACGCTGTACGGCAGCGCCAATTTTCTGGGGGCGCACAAAGTTAGACTTTATCTTTATTTGTAAGGGGTGAATCTTGATGATCAAAATGAATCGCTACGCATTGATTGCCGCGCTGGCGATGTTCCTCTCTGGTTGTGTGGCGCAACGTGAGCCTGCACCGGTTGAGGAAGTCAAGCCGGTGCCGGAGCAACCCGCGCAGCCGCAACAGCCCGTACCGGTTGTCCCTACGGTGCCTACCATTCCGCAGCAACCGGGTCCGATTGAACATGAAGATCAAACGGCACAACCGACCCCACGGCAACGTCATTATGACTGGAACGGTGCCATGCAGCCGATGGTCGGGAAAATGCTTCAGGCCGAGGGTGTCAAAGCCGGTGGGGTTCTGCTGGTTGATAGCGTGAATAACCGTACCAATGGCTCTTTGAATGCAGGCGAGGCAACGGAAACACTGCGTAATGCGCTGGCGAATAATGGGAAATTTACCCTGGTTTCTGCACAGCAATTGTCACTGGCCAAGCAACAGTTAGGTCTGTCACCAAACGACAGTCTGGG contains:
- the hinT gene encoding purine nucleoside phosphoramidase: MAEETIFSKIIRREIPSDIVYQDELVTAFRDISPQAPTHILIIPNVLIPTVNDVTAEHEQALGRMVTVAAKIAEQEGIAEDGYRLIMNTNRHGGQEVYHIHMHLLGGRALGPMLAHKGL
- a CDS encoding YcfL family protein, producing the protein MTRGCIALSLSLLLLAGCRSHPEIPVSDEQTLVMESTILAAGISAEQPVLTTSDIQASASSRLYNERQEPVTVHYRFYWYDARGLEMHPLEAPRSITIPARSAVTLYGSANFLGAHKVRLYLYL
- the lpoB gene encoding penicillin-binding protein activator LpoB; the protein is MIKMNRYALIAALAMFLSGCVAQREPAPVEEVKPVPEQPAQPQQPVPVVPTVPTIPQQPGPIEHEDQTAQPTPRQRHYDWNGAMQPMVGKMLQAEGVKAGGVLLVDSVNNRTNGSLNAGEATETLRNALANNGKFTLVSAQQLSLAKQQLGLSPNDSLGTRSKAIGIARNVGAQYVLYSSASGNVNSPSLQMQLMLVQTGEIIWSGKGAVQQQ